Proteins found in one Erythrobacter sp. KY5 genomic segment:
- a CDS encoding recombinase family protein, with protein MDIETIAPLKRCAIYTRKSTNQRLEHDVNSLVTQREISSAYITSQQYKGWVELPNRYDDGGHSGSGMDRPALSQLMQDIEAGEIDVVVVYKIDRLTRSLADFVRMIEIFDRRNIALVSISQAFDTSDSMGRMILNVLLTFSQFERELIAERVRDSIRTRKRHGKMHGGLPPFGYIATPDGLKIDEPEAEIVRFIFEEFLRTRRYTKVMTAVRERGLCSSVKYSPRGKPRGGNPINPSTVYAIVQNPMYVGEIRGHDTTYPGEHEPLITRETWDEAQVICQQRKKRRPNNRDTDHFLAGLLWDDLGRHMRLDLKWHWGKFYKTYVSSNAIWSQKLFLRQYRASADQLDEVVLAAVAAFLCDRIKLRKALKGLGLFGENLETLAAKGPAASDRLMATPKPHLHELFKAIAHRVELGEDQVSIEFRMLEVRRYLDWKSEMSFRGRPSNWSCSDARYEHIVAVRAVTAERWPSLHINPRKASCKGKPDKKLVDLVRSARKAQRLVEENRALDLDALARMHGCRTAQFARLIRLNYLAPDIVTAVFDGTQPPGLNRKVLLNSNVPTDWAVQRKLYGFPAPKRAIDPRNLYGRGMWPSSSEDETENTV; from the coding sequence ATGGATATCGAAACTATCGCACCGCTGAAACGGTGCGCAATCTACACCCGTAAGAGCACCAATCAGCGCCTTGAGCACGACGTCAATTCGTTGGTGACGCAGCGCGAAATCAGCAGCGCCTACATTACGAGCCAACAGTACAAGGGCTGGGTCGAGCTACCGAACCGATACGACGATGGCGGTCATTCGGGGAGCGGAATGGATCGCCCTGCCCTCTCGCAGCTCATGCAGGATATCGAAGCAGGAGAGATCGACGTTGTCGTCGTCTACAAGATCGACCGGCTGACGCGCAGCCTTGCTGACTTCGTGCGGATGATCGAGATCTTTGATCGCCGCAATATCGCGCTCGTCTCTATCTCACAGGCGTTTGACACGTCCGACAGCATGGGCCGCATGATCCTCAACGTGCTGCTGACCTTCTCGCAGTTTGAGCGCGAGCTTATCGCGGAAAGGGTTCGAGACAGCATTCGTACCCGCAAGCGGCATGGCAAAATGCACGGCGGTCTGCCGCCATTCGGCTACATTGCCACGCCTGACGGTCTCAAGATCGACGAGCCGGAGGCAGAAATTGTCCGTTTCATCTTCGAAGAATTCTTGCGGACAAGGCGTTACACAAAGGTCATGACCGCAGTGCGCGAACGGGGCCTTTGCAGCTCTGTCAAATACTCTCCTCGCGGCAAGCCGCGCGGAGGCAATCCGATCAATCCCAGCACGGTCTACGCGATCGTCCAAAACCCGATGTATGTCGGAGAGATCCGGGGCCACGATACGACCTACCCGGGAGAACACGAGCCGCTCATCACGCGCGAAACTTGGGACGAAGCGCAGGTAATCTGCCAGCAGCGCAAGAAGCGAAGGCCGAACAATCGCGACACCGACCACTTCCTTGCAGGGCTGCTTTGGGACGACCTCGGACGCCATATGCGGCTCGACCTGAAGTGGCATTGGGGCAAGTTCTATAAAACTTACGTTTCGAGCAACGCCATCTGGTCGCAGAAGCTTTTTCTCAGGCAGTATCGTGCGAGCGCCGACCAGCTTGATGAGGTCGTTTTGGCGGCAGTCGCAGCCTTTCTTTGCGATCGCATCAAGCTGCGAAAGGCGCTCAAAGGACTGGGTCTGTTCGGCGAAAACCTGGAAACCTTGGCAGCGAAGGGGCCAGCGGCATCCGACCGACTGATGGCGACCCCGAAGCCGCATTTGCATGAGCTGTTCAAGGCGATCGCGCATCGTGTGGAACTTGGCGAGGACCAGGTCTCAATCGAGTTTCGTATGCTTGAGGTCCGTCGGTATCTCGACTGGAAGAGCGAGATGAGTTTCCGCGGGCGTCCATCAAACTGGTCGTGCAGCGATGCCCGGTACGAGCATATCGTTGCCGTCAGGGCCGTGACTGCAGAGCGCTGGCCATCGCTGCATATCAATCCGCGAAAGGCATCCTGCAAAGGGAAGCCAGACAAGAAACTTGTCGATCTCGTTCGAAGCGCACGTAAGGCGCAGCGGCTCGTGGAAGAGAACCGCGCGCTCGATCTCGATGCGCTGGCCAGGATGCATGGTTGCCGCACGGCGCAGTTCGCGCGTTTGATCCGGCTAAATTATCTGGCTCCTGACATCGTGACCGCGGTTTTCGACGGGACGCAGCCGCCCGGCCTCAATCGAAAGGTATTGCTCAATTCCAACGTCCCGACGGACTGGGCCGTGCAGCGCAAGCTGTATGGCTTTCCAGCACCCAAGCGCGCCATTGATCCTCGCAATCTTTACGGTCGCGGAATGTGGCCGAGCTCATCTGAAGATGAGACCGAAAATACTGTCTAG
- a CDS encoding excalibur calcium-binding domain-containing protein: MEDRREARAAWIAKAEFTILLILQVAMLISALVFVASSAVSAHPGRTAADGCHNDRKNGGRHCHGGPAESQPARNSSGGVYYPNCAAARAAGAAPVRRGQPGYGRHLDRDNDGVGCER, from the coding sequence ATGGAGGATCGACGCGAAGCCAGGGCAGCGTGGATAGCTAAAGCAGAATTCACAATTTTGCTTATCCTCCAGGTGGCGATGCTCATCAGTGCTTTGGTGTTTGTCGCCTCCTCCGCTGTATCCGCGCATCCCGGCCGAACCGCAGCTGATGGCTGCCATAATGATCGCAAAAACGGTGGCCGACATTGCCATGGTGGTCCCGCCGAAAGCCAACCAGCAAGGAACTCGAGCGGCGGCGTGTACTATCCCAACTGCGCCGCGGCCCGTGCCGCGGGCGCAGCGCCCGTGCGACGGGGACAGCCCGGATATGGTCGGCATCTCGATCGGGATAATGACGGGGTGGGATGCGAGAGATGA
- a CDS encoding DUF6527 family protein produces MSFRVERVHYMPSELLEGILYVSDEFETAAHLCACGCGEKVRTPLLPTEWQLTGTDAEPTLRPSIGNWQKPCRSHYLITDGGVVWAPAWSEEEILAGRRSEERRREAYFADRNAPWWKRLWRWIRAFLSK; encoded by the coding sequence ATGAGCTTTAGGGTTGAACGCGTCCATTACATGCCAAGCGAGCTGCTTGAAGGCATTTTGTATGTGTCCGATGAGTTCGAGACTGCGGCGCATCTTTGCGCCTGCGGATGCGGCGAAAAAGTTCGCACCCCTTTGCTCCCAACGGAATGGCAATTAACAGGTACAGACGCTGAGCCGACCCTGCGCCCGTCCATAGGGAATTGGCAGAAACCGTGTAGATCGCACTACCTCATAACCGACGGTGGTGTCGTCTGGGCACCAGCGTGGTCAGAAGAGGAAATTCTGGCCGGCAGGCGTAGCGAAGAGCGTCGGCGTGAAGCCTATTTTGCAGATCGCAATGCGCCTTGGTGGAAGCGCCTCTGGAGATGGATCAGGGCTTTCCTTTCGAAGTGA